Part of the Echeneis naucrates chromosome 18, fEcheNa1.1, whole genome shotgun sequence genome is shown below.
gccGAGCACATGGCAGGCAGCCGGAGCCGGAGAGAGCAGAAACACGTCTGCAGtccgcacagacacacacggtgcacaaaaaacagcagctttctgtCGGAGCTccgtttgtttttgtgtttactgccGGGCCGGTTGTTCCGCCGCACACAGCCGCGTCACCGCGCTCGTTGTCGGACATcacttttctgcttttcccATCACATCCGCATTAAAACTGCAGATTTCTGACTTTTACGGTGAAAAACCGGCAGAACGCACATCCGTAGCTGCCCGGGGCTGGCTATTACCTGGACCGACAACACTGTGAAGTTACAcggtggtttgtttttttgtataaaaCATGTGCTCAGTTAAATTAAATAAGATAACGgtgtttttctggtttttctgtttattttatatttaaattaaaacaacgTTAACGGGTTAAAATGACTCGTCACGATATCGACTAAATCAggaaatgaatttttaaaaactgattcACACATAAATTGAAGCtgtatgtgaattcatgtgTCATAAAGACTTAAATTCGGTCACTGCACAACTTCAGagttttgctttatttgttaAAATGGAACTAAACGAACTAAATCGGACGCCGCGGATGGTGCCGTCTCTCCGGGGATTAGTCGGAGCCCGTGAGCTCAGGGCGCGTAGCCAGCAGCGTGCTAGCAGCTAGCATGCTAAAGAAGCTCCTCGGCCCCTTAAAACCGGATAAACCGGGTCGTTTTCCCGAGCTAGCAGCGGGTGGCTGGGGTTAGCTTGTTCCGACGTGGAGCTGCCGTTACCGGACAGCTAGCAGGCGGCTAACCGAGCAGCGTCACGTGTGCTCGGAGTTTACAAACACAGCGGACCGGGACCCGTTCCAACATGAAACCGGCTCCGGGCCTCCTCCACTCGCTCCCTCTGCCGGCCCTGAAGGCCGCTTTCATCCGGGAGGGCCACAGGTTGGTTTTACACGTGGGCGCCTCGTTTCTGTTGTCTTGAAGAAGTCCTGACATTCGTCTCTCATCTGGAATCATCCCGGAGGCTTCAGGACAAACTGTCTGAGGACACATGAAGTCGGACTGTTTGGAATTAAACTATCAGACCTGCTGCCAAACTGCTTTATATCTGCTGGACAAGACTCGTTTTCTCAATGAAACTGTCTCCAAATTGCCAGGAAATAATAAAGGAAGGCGTATTAAGTTTGCATGAGTGCTTGCTgtatgttgtttgtctctgtgtgtgtaatgctgctgctacactgcagtttcccagcctgggataatAAAGTCTATCTGTCATATTATGACTTATTGGCGTATTCAACCTCAGTGAACTCTACATCACAGATGTAGCGTTTGCTTGTTGAAGAGCTAAACAACAAACCAGAACTTTTCCCTGCTCCCTCAGGTCCAGGAGCTGGTTGTTGATAACTGTCGTGCTAGTGAAGGAAAGATCGAAGGAATCACAGAAGAGTTTTCCAACCTGGAGCTGCTGAGCCTCATCAACGTCGGCCTGACCAGCGTGTCAGACTTCCCCAAACTGGACAAACTCAGAAAGGTAAGAGGATCGACTGTTTCTGCTGACACACCTCCTCACCGCCGTGTTGGTGGTCCTCCAGATACAGTAAAAATGATATCATCCCATTTTTGAATATCTGTGGATCAGCTGATCTTCTCCgtctgcagctggagctgagtgACAACAGGATATCAGGAGGCCTGGAGGTCCTGGCTGAGCGGCTGGTGAACCTGACCAACCTGGACCTCAGCGGGAACAAGTTCAAAGACATCAGCACCCTGGAGCCCCTGGTGGGTGTCCGCTcattattattgtgattttaaacagaaacaggCAGACTGATTCCATCGTCCTGTCTACGCAGAAAAAGCTTCCCCACCTGAAGAGTCTGGACCTGTTTAACTGTGAGGTCACCAACTTGGCCGACTACAGGGAGTCCATCTTTAAGCTCCTCCCACAGCTCACCTACCTGGACGGCTACGACATCGAAGACTGTGAGGCCTCTGACTCTGACGGAGAGGGAGATGGAAtcgaggatgaggatgaggaaggtGAGTCTTCAGTGTCCCCTCAGTGAATCCTGAGGGGACACTGGATCCTTCCCAGGTCTGAATCCGTTCAGCAGTTAAGATGTGTTTTCTGCATCACAGAGGGAGAGTCAGAGGActttgaggaggaggaagaggaggatgaggaagacgTCGTGGCTGAAGATGACGACGATGACAGCGGTGATGATGAGGTGAGTTCACACTGTGGACaggtgtgatgtcacaacgtTCGACCTTTGATGATTTCATAATCATACTGATAAAGCAACATTCATCgacctgtctctgtctttgtctttaggACGGAGAGGTGAATGGAGATGTGGACAGtgaggacgatgatgaggatgaggaagacgAGGATGATGGTGAGTGTCTGTGGTGACTTCCTGTTACTCACCTTcagtcttcacacacacataaagttCACCATCTGCTCAGGACTGACTGTCTCGATCAATAAATCAGTTCGTGGTGATCAGTGAAGGAACGGCTGAGTGACTGTTGTTCTCTGCAGACGAGGACTCGTCTCCAGCcaaaggagagaagaggaagagggaccCCGAGGATGAAGATGACGACTAAGGCCCCTTGGAGACcttacaaccccccccccccccccccccccccccactctgctCGGCTGACTCCTGGGCTGCGTCTCATTCCTGAACCTGGTCTCCTCCCACTGTGGCTCCTCTGAGGGGGAAAAAGCACGTCCTGGTTTTCCTcctgttctttttgtttctatAGTTTGATCCTCAGCATCCAAAGTGGCTCCCACCTCCAATAATAAGAATTCACACTTTTTATTCATATGAACTCAGGAACAAGACGTGTAGACGAAAATCGGAACCAAGAACCATTTTCGTTCTGAATTAATCTGAtcgttttatttttaaagtgtcTCTCCTTTCAGAAGCTTGAGACAGAGTTGCAGACCAATTTATCAAATGCTACAGCAGGTTAAATGTGAAAGTATCCACAAGAAGCCtttactttttcacaataaaaggattatttaattaatttttttctaccAAATTCAGCTGacagtgatttttgttttgttttttttttaacataatttataGGAAGATTCTCTGATCATGTCTCAGAACAGAAGatcagatttagtttttgtttctcagGATTTACCAAAAAAAGTGTACCGACATCACAATTTTATCTCCGTGTTTTGTTAcgtttttttctccattaattCAGAAGAACGTAAAGCATCAGGAGCgagatgctgctgcagtgtaatttagtttatttgtcaaacatctttttttttttcttattttcttttttgagaaaaGTTTGATGTATAAACtgtgaaaattactttttttttttttttttgtaattatttggtttgtttgtggcGTCAGCGTTTTCTCGGGGCTGTTGTGTAATTACTTGGTGATGTGAGAAATAAATGCACGCTGGTCGTTTTTGTGGAGGCGCAAAGGCTCATGGGAGGAGATGGCACtttcaggatgaaaaaaaaatcataaccAAACCCGTTGACTTCTGCTTTCCCAGCGCCCAACTCTGACATCATCACTCTGGGACTGATGCAGCAGTTTCTGACAggctctgtgatgtcactgaccccgcccccccctTCCCCAAGGCCGAGTGCGCTCAGGGCAAACtgtgttctctcttttttgccAACAGagctttttaaagaaatattttttcaaagaaactgtttttgtttaattttgtatGGTTGTCTGgggactctctctctctctctctctctctctctctctctctctctctctctctctctctctctcccccccctccttcatTTCTCCTGAGAGATCCAGTCTTTCCTTCACACTTACACTGACTAGTtgacgtttttttttgttttgttttgttttggtttggggttttttttattgttactttCTGTAAGTTAAAGGAAAAactaacaaatacaaaacaaatacaaaaaggactttgtaaataaaatcttAACATTTTGCTCCCGGCGTCTCCTCACCTTTTGTCTCGCAGATCGGTGTGAAGACTTGTTCTGGGTTTAGCCAAAAGCTGAACAAACTAGTTCACAGTTTGGCCAGATGATGGCGCTGAAATCTTATTTTGGAGGTTAGATGTCAGTGAGAACTGTTTGTGGTTTTTACCGTTTTCTGGATGGTCCAATGAAGATGTTCCAGTTTTCAGGTGAAGCTCACTGCGGACCAGATGGAGGGTCCATGTGGTGACTgctttatgacatcacaaagttacatcCTGATggcatgtgtgttttcttagtGCTGCAGATTTTAGGCCTCAGGGAGCAGCACCGTGCTGACTTCATGTGAGCCCAGATGTGATGGAGGACGGCTGTCGGTGAGTCCAAAGCGGGTGGAGGTAGATGAATGGTTGATGCTGATGTGGGCGGAACACTTTGGTTATTCTTCTGTATTAATGTAGAACATCAGTTAACATGGAGGTTTACCTTTCAGCCATACGACCTTTAACTTCTACGTAGATGACATAATTATATTAAGAACAtgagtttgtgctgtttttattggatgttgttattgttaacaatgtaaaatgtaaaaatgtgaacatGTCTTTGAGTGGTTGAGTCAGAAAGTGGCCCTCATGttgtttctggtgttttttAAATCCAGCTCCAGTCGAGCGATCCTCACCTGCAGAACCAAAACATTAAAGTTTAAAGTCCTCCAGTTAGTCAGGAATCATCCAcgctttctcttttcctgtgaTCCTGCTGACAAACAAGTGATGTCTGATTTTCCACCACTGGGTGGCGCTAAACTTTACCACTGCTTGTCTACTCACATCTTTCTGACTCAGTTGTTCCTTCAGGCCTCGGATCTCGTCTTGCTGTCTGTAAAATgcctgcaggagctgaaaaCCAGGAAAattgaggatgaggaagaggaagtccAAAGCGTTCCGACATGCACACAGCGGTGTGACGCCTCTAACGCCCGCCTACCTCACTCTCAGTCGTGGGTGGAGGCCTCTCTGCCGGTTCGCAGCAGTGAGGGGTGCAGCAGTACATCAGCAGAGGCGCCTCGGTCTCGTCCGGCTGCCACCCGGACAGGTCGCTCAGATCTCGGGGGTATTTGGCGTCCTGGTAGGCTAGCTGCTCCTCGAGGAAGGcctcaaacaggcagacagatccTGATTGGTGATCAGGTGACCTACTGATGCTGATGTGGTCTAAGTCTGCCTGGTTGGTTCCTGTCACAGCATCCACAGCTGGGCACATCTGGAAGCGGAGGCTGCTCAGCTGCCTCACCATCCCCCTCTCAGCCGGGGGTTTGGGGTAAGGGTTGGGTACCTCGGTCTCAGGCTTCAGGGACATCAGGACTGGGTCTGACGGAGAGAGACGTTAGACCTCCGATCTGTCTGCCGTTTTGACCCAAACACTCAAACATCACTGACCCCTGTTGACCCCTGACAGCCACTCCTGAGCCGTCATGGCCGCCCAGTTCCCCGCTGTCATCGGGTACAGATCCTCTTGGAAAATACCTGACTGCAGGGGCAGACAGAGGCAAGCTTCTATGATGCTCTTCTCTCCATCTTTATTATACTTTATCACTAAAAGAAGTGTCTTATACTAATTATGACCTCTTTTCTCGGTACGATCATCGACAGCGGCTCCACCAGGTCTTTGACGGCGATCAGGCGATAAAAGCGGAAAACCTCACACGCACCAACATCCAGGCCGCGCTTTGGCATCACTCCTAAAGAGAGTCGTCATCGGTAAGTCTCCTGATGTTGGTGCTGAGTTTCGTACAGCTCTGTGTGGCTAAGATCTAAGTGGAATAAGTAAAAGAGCTGAAACGTGTCCATAACATTTAGATGTGACTCACCGAGGCCTTTCTGTGGCAGCAGAGATCTGAACTCTGTCAGGAAATGAATGTACGGTTTCTCTGCGCTCAGCTCGTAGAACCGGATGTTCCCGTCCCCCTTTAGAAAAAAGTATTCACTGGGACATTAGTTTTGTCATCATAAGCTGAAATATTAGATAAATGGGATTGTTCTTTGAGTTACAGAATGAAAAATCAACttacagaacaaaaagaagtctgcacttttattttgacatatttACTGTTGCAGAAATGattgttgtggttttgtgtgacCTTTCCAGCCAAgtagagcatgtgtgtgtctggatcgTAGAACGGGAAGAGGACTCCTGCAGACCCGTCCAAATCCTCCTCGTACAGCGGCTCAGATAGGTCGTCCTGCACACAGCGAGAACGAGACAAACGGACTGAATGTCTTCTGACGAGGCCGCCAGGATGGAGGTTAGTGTCCTCTTCAGGGAaggcttgtttttgtgtgtctgactaCATGAAGGTGTGTTGTCTTACGGGGTCCCAGAGGACGATCTGTCTGTGGTTCCACGGCGAGCTGCCGGTGGACAGAAGCATCTTCAGCCCTCCGATGTATAAAACCTTACTGGCTCTGTGGGACTTACTGCTGGACACCTGCAGAAACAGCAGGGGCTTTATGTCCgatcctgtttcctgttttcaggGAAACCCGGCACTTCGGAAACGCACCTGTAATATCTTTCCGGTCCGCGGGTCCAGGACTCGAACCCGCCTGTCTTTGGACGAGACCGCCAGTCTGCTGCCGTCGCTGTTGAAGCTGACAGAAATCAGCAGCGTCTCGGACGGGTAGCGGTGGTGGACCGGCATCAGGACCACCCGGGCCGGGTACCTGATTACAGCATCCACCTGGGACACGTCCCACAGGAGCACCTGGAACAGGAAGGACCCAAAGTCCGGTGAGTTCCAGCTGCATTAGTGCTCCCAGTCTGCTATATAAAGTCTCCAGTTTTATCTTCGTTATGTCACACATTTCCTCAACTGGCAGGTGAAGGCAAACTGTATAAAAGCACAACATTagaataattatcattattgtgGCTCAGTTCATGAAAAATACTTTGAACACTGTGTTCTGTCTGTGAGAGACTGACCAATGAGGTCTCAGACCTTGTAGTCGTAGGCGGAGCTAAGCAGCAGATTCTCAGCTGTTGGATGCCACTCAATAAGCCCCACCCTCCTGGAGTGGCCAATCAGAGTCTTCCTGGCCCTCGTTAAGTTCTGTTGGACGCCACAGTTGGGGATGTCCCAGATCTTCACCtgcacacaacaacagaaactgaCTCAGACGGGCTCAGACTGCTCACATCAGTGAAATCAGAACCTGAAACTGGTAGAATATCAGATTATACtgcaggaagacacacacaggatcaCACCAACAGGACGGTGCGTACAGTGCAGTCCTCCGAGCACGAGGCGACGCAGTGATCATCGAACGGGTTCCATTTGACATCCAGGACTCTCCCGCTATGACCGCAGACCCGAGGGTGCTGAGGATCCACCCGTCCCGTCTGAGACAAGGACAGAAAATGAGGAGCGACAGATCAACCTtcaaaaaactgatttttaataatgagcaggaaaaacatcGTACATGATGGATGGGCAGGACTAAGAAGGACCCGCCCCCGGCGCACTCAGTCACCACGGCGATGAAGCGGGGGTTGGCCGAGCAGTAGTGGTTGTCGTGGACGCTGCGTGTGATTGGCACCCCGTCATAGCTGTGCTCCTTGTTGGCCGGCTTCCCGAAGACGTGGCGAAACTTTGAGCAGCGGAACGACGAACGCCACGACATCTGCGACAAAAGCAAACCCAGAAATATAACACAACACGGGGAGACGGAAACAACGTGTgtccaacaaataaaatattcccATCGTGTGGTGGAACTTCAGCAGCTGCATTATCCGCTCTAATCAATAATGCAATCAGCTCCCGTAATCTTatcaataaatcattcatacacacaaactgataAAATCCTCCATCCAGAGCAGCTTCTTTGGCCCTCTAAATTATTCAGAACGTACAAATAGACCTCTTGTTGTCACTAATTccttctgacctttgaccttcactgAGGCTGGAGGGATCCGTTTACTgttggagagaagaggaggccAATCAGAGCAACAAATGATCGATAAGTGAGTGTTTAGCTGTCATTTATGAATTAGTCTAACGTTGAACACTGACTGAAGCCAGCAGAGGGCTGTAGGTTTTTAATCCCTGCTGTTCAGACACAACAGGGGAGTCATTGAACTCTTACAGTTTCCTTTACATTGCTTTGAAAttcagcaagagagagagaaatgtgaatGTGGAAACTGCACATCGTCATTACGAGCCTTTCTCTGCTCTTTGGCAGTATTTCAATATTTAAGAAACCAGATGGAAGGAAGTGAATTTCATAGATAAACAGTCTTACCTCAGACTTGGGGCCCGACGGTTTCTTTTGCTGTAGACGGCtaaagtatttattttcctgtataATCTGCAGCCACTGAAGCTGCTGCCCTCCTGACTTCTGACTCTGATGATTCATGAACATCAGCTTCCATATTACCTGAGCTGTTTATGCacggctgcacacacacaacacacctgTGTACACCTGATActgcctgacacacacactttagtcACAGTCACTACTGTCTGCTCATTCTTTCAGCTCAATATTCAACTGGaaaatctcatttaaaaaaaaagttgaaaattcaaaacacaaagccaGAAGTTTCTGGAGCTGATCAAAAACTCTAAATTGatatttttcaatatttctctGACATGGGCTCTATTTATCAGCACAACTCTGTAAATTCTGCAATCttgttcattttctcttttgggcaattgaatttattttgaacattCAAATTGAAAGTCCcatttgaaaaatattcaatatgTCTCAGCTATATATGAGAAGAAAGGATCTTCAGCACAGTTCTGTAGTAGTTTGTGTCGTCTTGAAGACTTACATGTATATTAAAAGATGTCTGAAGCTGGCCAAAGGtaagaaacatttctgctgttagTCACATTCTTTTTGATTATCATCAGCAGATATTTGTGGTTGTGTGAGTtctgaaatcattttatttgtgtccGACTTCTAACTTGAAGTGAATTCATCAGTTCCTCGGCACTCAGCTCGTAGAAAACAAACACGGTTTGCAGGATGCAGTTTTGCAGCTGAGTTGCACGGAAGCTGTGAGCTGAGAGTGAAACCGGTCATCTTTAAAGCTGATAACAAAAACTTTATGGAACAAAGATGCTCCCACCAGTTAGCTACAGTTCTCTGGTGTGGGCGCTTTCCAAAGAAACCTGAAGAAGACAGCCGCTTCAGATCTGAGTGAACATTTTACTATTCAAAGTGAAGCTGTCGCTTTGAGGCCGACAGGGTGAACAGTCCCTCCAGAAAACACCAAAGGCAGACGTCTGCGTTTCTGTCTAAAGGAGGAAGT
Proteins encoded:
- the coro2ab gene encoding coronin-2B isoform X3 yields the protein MSWRSSFRCSKFRHVFGKPANKEHSYDGVPITRSVHDNHYCSANPRFIAVVTECAGGGSFLVLPIHHTGRVDPQHPRVCGHSGRVLDVKWNPFDDHCVASCSEDCTVKIWDIPNCGVQQNLTRARKTLIGHSRRVGLIEWHPTAENLLLSSAYDYKVLLWDVSQVDAVIRYPARVVLMPVHHRYPSETLLISVSFNSDGSRLAVSSKDRRVRVLDPRTGKILQVSSSKSHRASKVLYIGGLKMLLSTGSSPWNHRQIVLWDPDDLSEPLYEEDLDGSAGVLFPFYDPDTHMLYLAGKVTQNHNNHFCNSKYVKIKVQTSFCSGDGNIRFYELSAEKPYIHFLTEFRSLLPQKGLGVMPKRGLDVGACEVFRFYRLIAVKDLVEPLSMIVPRKESGIFQEDLYPMTAGNWAAMTAQEWLSGVNRDPVLMSLKPETEVPNPYPKPPAERGMVRQLSSLRFQMCPAVDAVTGTNQADLDHISISRSPDHQSGSVCLFEAFLEEQLAYQDAKYPRDLSDLSGWQPDETEAPLLMYCCTPHCCEPAERPPPTTESELLQAFYRQQDEIRGLKEQLSQKDVRIARLELDLKNTRNNMRATF
- the coro2ab gene encoding coronin-2B isoform X2 — its product is MSWRSSFRCSKFRHVFGKPANKEHSYDGVPITRSVHDNHYCSANPRFIAVVTECAGGGSFLVLPIHHVRCFSCSLLKISFLKVDLSLLIFCPCLRRDGWILSTLGSAVIAGESWMSNGTRSMITASPRARRTALYAPSCWCDPVKIWDIPNCGVQQNLTRARKTLIGHSRRVGLIEWHPTAENLLLSSAYDYKVLLWDVSQVDAVIRYPARVVLMPVHHRYPSETLLISVSFNSDGSRLAVSSKDRRVRVLDPRTGKILQVSSSKSHRASKVLYIGGLKMLLSTGSSPWNHRQIVLWDPDDLSEPLYEEDLDGSAGVLFPFYDPDTHMLYLAGKGDGNIRFYELSAEKPYIHFLTEFRSLLPQKGLGVMPKRGLDVGACEVFRFYRLIAVKDLVEPLSMIVPRKESGIFQEDLYPMTAGNWAAMTAQEWLSGVNRDPVLMSLKPETEVPNPYPKPPAERGMVRQLSSLRFQMCPAVDAVTGTNQADLDHISISRSPDHQSGSVCLFEAFLEEQLAYQDAKYPRDLSDLSGWQPDETEAPLLMYCCTPHCCEPAERPPPTTESELLQAFYRQQDEIRGLKEQLSQKDVRIARLELDLKNTRNNMRATF
- the coro2ab gene encoding coronin-2B isoform X5; protein product: MSWRSSFRCSKFRHVFGKPANKEHSYDGVPITRSVHDNHYCSANPRFIAVVTECAGGGSFLVLPIHHVRCFSCSLLKISFLKVDLSLLIFCPCLRRDGWILSTLGSAVIAGESWMSNGTRSMITASPRARRTALYAPSCWCDPVKIWDIPNCGVQQNLTRARKTLIGHSRRVGLIEWHPTAENLLLSSAYDYKVLLWDVSQVDAVIRYPARVVLMPVHHRYPSETLLISVSFNSDGSRLAVSSKDRRVRVLDPRTGKILQVSSSKSHRASKVLYIGGLKMLLSTGSSPWNHRQIVLWDPDDLSEPLYEEDLDGSAGVLFPFYDPDTHMLYLAGKVTQNHNNHFCNSKYVKIKVQTSFCSGDGNIRFYELSAEKPYIHFLTEFRSLLPQKGLDPVLMSLKPETEVPNPYPKPPAERGMVRQLSSLRFQMCPAVDAVTGTNQADLDHISISRSPDHQSGSVCLFEAFLEEQLAYQDAKYPRDLSDLSGWQPDETEAPLLMYCCTPHCCEPAERPPPTTESELLQAFYRQQDEIRGLKEQLSQKDVRIARLELDLKNTRNNMRATF
- the coro2ab gene encoding coronin-2B isoform X4, giving the protein MSWRSSFRCSKFRHVFGKPANKEHSYDGVPITRSVHDNHYCSANPRFIAVVTECAGGGSFLVLPIHHTGRVDPQHPRVCGHSGRVLDVKWNPFDDHCVASCSEDCTVKIWDIPNCGVQQNLTRARKTLIGHSRRVGLIEWHPTAENLLLSSAYDYKVLLWDVSQVDAVIRYPARVVLMPVHHRYPSETLLISVSFNSDGSRLAVSSKDRRVRVLDPRTGKILQVSSSKSHRASKVLYIGGLKMLLSTGSSPWNHRQIVLWDPDDLSEPLYEEDLDGSAGVLFPFYDPDTHMLYLAGKGDGNIRFYELSAEKPYIHFLTEFRSLLPQKGLGVMPKRGLDVGACEVFRFYRLIAVKDLVEPLSMIVPRKESGIFQEDLYPMTAGNWAAMTAQEWLSGVNRDPVLMSLKPETEVPNPYPKPPAERGMVRQLSSLRFQMCPAVDAVTGTNQADLDHISISRSPDHQSGSVCLFEAFLEEQLAYQDAKYPRDLSDLSGWQPDETEAPLLMYCCTPHCCEPAERPPPTTESELLQAFYRQQDEIRGLKEQLSQKDVRIARLELDLKNTRNNMRATF
- the coro2ab gene encoding coronin-2B isoform X6 — protein: MSWRSSFRCSKFRHVFGKPANKEHSYDGVPITRSVHDNHYCSANPRFIAVVTECAGGGSFLVLPIHHVRCFSCSLLKISFLKVDLSLLIFCPCLRRDGWILSTLGSAVIAGESWMSNGTRSMITASPRARRTALYAPSCWCDPVKIWDIPNCGVQQNLTRARKTLIGHSRRVGLIEWHPTAENLLLSSAYDYKVLLWDVSQVDAVIRYPARVVLMPVHHRYPSETLLISVSFNSDGSRLAVSSKDRRVRVLDPRTGKILQVSSSKSHRASKVLYIGGLKMLLSTGSSPWNHRQIVLWDPDDLSEPLYEEDLDGSAGVLFPFYDPDTHMLYLAGKGDGNIRFYELSAEKPYIHFLTEFRSLLPQKGLDPVLMSLKPETEVPNPYPKPPAERGMVRQLSSLRFQMCPAVDAVTGTNQADLDHISISRSPDHQSGSVCLFEAFLEEQLAYQDAKYPRDLSDLSGWQPDETEAPLLMYCCTPHCCEPAERPPPTTESELLQAFYRQQDEIRGLKEQLSQKDVRIARLELDLKNTRNNMRATF
- the coro2ab gene encoding coronin-2B isoform X1 codes for the protein MSWRSSFRCSKFRHVFGKPANKEHSYDGVPITRSVHDNHYCSANPRFIAVVTECAGGGSFLVLPIHHVRCFSCSLLKISFLKVDLSLLIFCPCLRRDGWILSTLGSAVIAGESWMSNGTRSMITASPRARRTALYAPSCWCDPVKIWDIPNCGVQQNLTRARKTLIGHSRRVGLIEWHPTAENLLLSSAYDYKVLLWDVSQVDAVIRYPARVVLMPVHHRYPSETLLISVSFNSDGSRLAVSSKDRRVRVLDPRTGKILQVSSSKSHRASKVLYIGGLKMLLSTGSSPWNHRQIVLWDPDDLSEPLYEEDLDGSAGVLFPFYDPDTHMLYLAGKVTQNHNNHFCNSKYVKIKVQTSFCSGDGNIRFYELSAEKPYIHFLTEFRSLLPQKGLGVMPKRGLDVGACEVFRFYRLIAVKDLVEPLSMIVPRKESGIFQEDLYPMTAGNWAAMTAQEWLSGVNRDPVLMSLKPETEVPNPYPKPPAERGMVRQLSSLRFQMCPAVDAVTGTNQADLDHISISRSPDHQSGSVCLFEAFLEEQLAYQDAKYPRDLSDLSGWQPDETEAPLLMYCCTPHCCEPAERPPPTTESELLQAFYRQQDEIRGLKEQLSQKDVRIARLELDLKNTRNNMRATF